ACTGGTTGTTGGGGCCGGGGCCGTCCGCGTAGGTCACGTACAGGGCCTGGGTACCGGTGTCGTACGCGGCACGGATCGGCACCTTCGTCGCCGCGGCGCCCGCGGACGGCTGCCCCGGCACCGCCTGCCAGCCGCCCGAGCCGTCCGTGCGGTAGAGCGCGGTGCCGCCGTCGCCCCAGCCCGCGTACACCGTCCGGCCGGCGGCCACGAGCACCGTGATGCCCTGGCCGCTCGCCGACGGGGTGGCGGGGAAGGCGGCCGCGGCCCAGGTGGCACCGCGGTCGGTGGAGCGCAGCAGCCCGTCGTGACGGGTGCCGAGCCAGAGCGTCTCGCTGTCGCGCGGGTCGACGAGCAGCCGCTCGCCCGCACCCCGGCCGTCCTCGTTCGCCCCGAGCCGTACCGTCAGGTCCGTGCGGGCCCAGGTCGCGCCCCGGTCCTCGGATCTGAGCACCGCGCCGGGACCGGCCCAGGACTGGGCGTACGTACCGAGTGCGAGGTAGAGCCGGTCCGGGAAGGCCGGGTCGACGGCCATCGCCTCCACTCCCAGCAGATTCCAGTCGTCCCAGCCGAGGTGATCGGTGAGCGCGGTCCAGCGGGCCTCCACCGCGTCCCAGCGGTAGGCGCCGCCGATGTCGGTACGGGCGTACGCCAGGCCCGCCACGGCCGGGTGGAAGAGCACGCCCGTCACGAACCCGGTGCCGCCGATCGCCGCGGTGCGCCAGCGGTACGCCTGGGCGGTCGCCCTGCCGCGGCGGGACCCGGCCGCGGCGGGGGCCGCGAGCGGCAGGGTGGCTGCCGCCGCGGCGACGGCCGCTGTGGCGAGCACGGTACGGCGACGGGGCATGGGGAGGGACGAATCGCGCATGACGAACACCTTCCGGTGGGGGAGTGGTGGGGGTCGTGCCGTGCGTGAACAGAACAGAGGGAGGTGCGGGGGAGGGCCGGTCGCCGGTGTGGGGCTCAGCCCTTGACGGCGCCGGTGAGCATTCCCTTCTTGAAGTGCTTCTGGACGAAGGGCGACAGCACCGCGACGGGCAGCAGGGCCAGGACCATCACGGCCATCTGGATGGCGAGGGGCGAGAGCCCTCCGGTGTTGATGGCCTGGGCGAGACCGACCGGCCGCTCCTGCTTGAGGACCAGCTGGTTCATGATGTTCTGCAACGGGAGCATGTCCGGGTCGCTGATGTAGATCGAGGCGTTGAACCAGGCGCTCCAGTAGCCGACCGCGTAGAACAGCGTGATCACCGCGATGACGGCCCGGGAGAGCGGCATGACGATCTGCCACAGGATGCGGAAGTCGCCGGCGCCGTCGATCCGGGCGCTCTCGATGAGTTCCTGCGCGGTGCTCATGAAGAAGGCGCGCAGGACCAGGATGTTGAAGACGTTCAGGGCGCTGGGCAGGATCAGCGACAGATAGGAGTCGGTGAGGCCGAGGCCCTGCACGACCAGATAGGTGGGGATGAGTCCGGCGCCGAAGAACATCGTGGCGAGGAGGATCAGCAGGAACGGCCGGTGCAGTACCGATCCGGGGCGGGACAGCCCGTACGCGCACATGATCGACACGGTCATGCTGAACAGCGTGCCGACCACGGTCACACAGAGGCTGACGATCGTGGCCCGGGTCACCTGGCCGCCGCCCAGGAGCTCCTGGTACGCGACGAAGGTGATGCCCCGGGGGACCACGACCAGTCCGCCGGTCTCGGTGATGGTCTTCACGGAGGACAGACTCGTGACGATCACCACCCAGATCGGGAAGAGGATCGCCAGGCAGACCCCGACCAGGACGACGCCCTTGGTCGCGAGTCCCGCCCTGGTCGGTTCCTCCTCCCAGACGGGCCGCAGCCTGCCCCGGACCATCGGGCCCTGCTGCCGTCCGTTCAGTTTCCCTGCGAGCAGGCTCACTTCTTGTACACCCCCTGCTCGCCCATGAGATGGGCGACCTTGTTGGCCCCGAGCACGAGCAGCAGGCCGAAGATTCCCTTGACGATGCCGACGGCCGCCGCGTAGCTGAAGCCGCCGTTGGTGATGCCGACGTTCCAGACGTAGGTGTCCAGAACCTCCGAGGCACCGGGTCCGACAGCCGTCCGTTGCAGCAGGATCTGCTCGAACCCGACGGTCAGCGCGTTGCCGACCTGGAGGACGAGCAGCAGAGCGACGACGGGGCGCAGGGCGGGCAGCGTGATGTGCCACATCCTGCGCCACCGGTTCGCCCCGTCCATCGCGGACGCCTCGTACAGGTCAGGACTGACGGAGGCGAGCGCCGCGAGGAAGACGATGACGCCCCATCCGGCGTCCTTCCAGATCATCTCGAAGGTGATCAGGAACTTGAACAGACCCGGATCGGTCATCAGGTCGATGCCGTCGTGGCCGTGGTCGCGCAGGGTCTGCGCGATGAGGCCCGCTCCGCCGAACATCTGCTGGAAGACGGTGACGACGAGCACCCAGGAGAAGAAGTGCGGGAGGTAGAGGATCGCCTGCGCGACGGCGCGGACGCGCGGCCGGACGAAGCTGTTGACGAAGAGGGCGAGGAGTACGGGGACCGGGAAGAACAGCGTCAGCTGGATCAGGAAGATCGCCAGCGTATTGCGCAGCGCCGACCAGAACAGACGGTCGTTCACCATCTGCTCGAACTGGTCGAGACCGACCCAGGGGCTCTGCAGCATCGCCTGGAAGGCGTTGTCGGCGACGTACGGGTCGTACTCCTGGAAGGCCACGACGTTCCCGGCGAGCGGGATGTACGCGAAGACGACCAGCAGGATGATCGCCGGGAGCGTCATCAGGATCAGCGTGCGATCACGCCGCAGTCGGTGCCGCAGCGTGATCCCGCCCGCCGGCGTGACCGCCTCGGCGGTCTTGACCTGCT
The Streptomyces sp. NBC_00234 DNA segment above includes these coding regions:
- a CDS encoding ABC transporter permease encodes the protein MRKKQVKTAEAVTPAGGITLRHRLRRDRTLILMTLPAIILLVVFAYIPLAGNVVAFQEYDPYVADNAFQAMLQSPWVGLDQFEQMVNDRLFWSALRNTLAIFLIQLTLFFPVPVLLALFVNSFVRPRVRAVAQAILYLPHFFSWVLVVTVFQQMFGGAGLIAQTLRDHGHDGIDLMTDPGLFKFLITFEMIWKDAGWGVIVFLAALASVSPDLYEASAMDGANRWRRMWHITLPALRPVVALLLVLQVGNALTVGFEQILLQRTAVGPGASEVLDTYVWNVGITNGGFSYAAAVGIVKGIFGLLLVLGANKVAHLMGEQGVYKK
- a CDS encoding carbohydrate ABC transporter permease: MVRGRLRPVWEEEPTRAGLATKGVVLVGVCLAILFPIWVVIVTSLSSVKTITETGGLVVVPRGITFVAYQELLGGGQVTRATIVSLCVTVVGTLFSMTVSIMCAYGLSRPGSVLHRPFLLILLATMFFGAGLIPTYLVVQGLGLTDSYLSLILPSALNVFNILVLRAFFMSTAQELIESARIDGAGDFRILWQIVMPLSRAVIAVITLFYAVGYWSAWFNASIYISDPDMLPLQNIMNQLVLKQERPVGLAQAINTGGLSPLAIQMAVMVLALLPVAVLSPFVQKHFKKGMLTGAVKG